In a genomic window of Candidatus Bathyarchaeum sp.:
- a CDS encoding ECF transporter S component: MAKQQKSILQLSLMAVMSALVAVGTLIIRIPNPMGGYFNVGDVMIFVSALAFNPLIGGVAGGLGSAIADIIGFPLFALPTLVIKGLEGFIAGLIANKKSAYRDVLAVLIAGTEMAIGYFLVEVYLWGIGAALAEVPANIAQIAVGGLIGIPVALILRRRFPEIV; the protein is encoded by the coding sequence GTGGCCAAACAACAAAAATCTATTCTTCAGCTTTCTTTGATGGCGGTAATGTCAGCCCTTGTCGCAGTGGGCACCTTGATAATTCGGATACCCAACCCCATGGGTGGATACTTTAACGTGGGGGACGTTATGATTTTTGTTTCAGCCCTTGCATTTAATCCCTTAATCGGAGGCGTTGCAGGAGGCCTGGGTTCTGCAATTGCGGACATTATTGGATTTCCGTTGTTTGCTCTTCCGACATTAGTGATTAAAGGACTGGAAGGATTTATTGCCGGACTAATTGCAAACAAAAAAAGTGCATACAGAGACGTTTTAGCTGTGCTGATCGCAGGAACAGAAATGGCAATCGGATACTTTCTAGTTGAAGTTTACCTTTGGGGAATTGGCGCGGCACTAGCTGAAGTTCCAGCTAACATTGCTCAGATTGCAGTTGGAGGCTTAATTGGGATTCCAGTTGCACTAATTTTGCGCAGGCGCTTCCCCGAGATTGTTTAG
- a CDS encoding ribbon-helix-helix protein, CopG family has product MSKGLKLSLTIRLTKAYAETMEELINKGVYASKGEIVRDALRLLFEKYGEKIWEK; this is encoded by the coding sequence TTGTCAAAGGGGCTGAAACTTTCACTAACCATAAGACTGACCAAAGCATATGCCGAAACTATGGAAGAGCTAATCAACAAAGGAGTATACGCATCAAAAGGAGAAATTGTACGAGATGCCCTACGTTTGCTCTTTGAAAAGTATGGAGAGAAAATTTGGGAAAAATAA
- a CDS encoding glycerophosphodiester phosphodiesterase family protein, with protein sequence MLKIGHRGARAYEPENTLSSFRKAVELGANAVELDVRKTKDGKLVVIHNADVNKTTNGEGAVNELTLDQIQKLVTDKDEQIPTLDDVLDAVGKKVKVLVEIKEAETAEQVLDMVQKKGLADNVILVSFHEEALKKIRELNQTVETGLIYVRHKNPIQTALDLKAEYLLSLYSFTHSANIKKAHENGLKVIVWTINKKEDVEEYKKKGVDGIASDRPDILH encoded by the coding sequence ATGCTAAAAATTGGTCACAGGGGTGCTCGTGCATACGAGCCTGAAAACACGTTGAGTAGTTTTAGAAAAGCAGTCGAGCTTGGAGCAAACGCAGTTGAGTTGGATGTAAGAAAAACAAAAGATGGAAAACTAGTGGTTATCCACAATGCAGATGTAAACAAGACCACCAACGGTGAGGGAGCAGTTAACGAGCTTACCTTGGATCAGATCCAAAAACTAGTTACTGACAAAGATGAGCAAATACCCACCTTGGATGATGTTTTGGATGCAGTAGGCAAAAAAGTAAAAGTTTTAGTGGAAATAAAAGAAGCTGAAACCGCAGAACAAGTTTTGGATATGGTTCAGAAAAAAGGGCTAGCAGATAACGTGATTTTGGTTTCCTTTCACGAAGAGGCTCTTAAAAAAATTCGAGAATTAAACCAAACCGTAGAAACAGGGTTAATTTATGTTCGCCACAAAAATCCGATACAAACAGCCTTAGATTTGAAGGCAGAATATTTGTTATCCTTGTATAGTTTCACGCATTCTGCAAACATCAAAAAAGCCCATGAGAATGGCTTGAAAGTGATTGTTTGGACAATCAACAAAAAAGAAGATGTCGAAGAATACAAGAAAAAAGGCGTAGACGGCATCGCAAGCGACCGCCCCGACATTTTACACTAG
- the thrC gene encoding threonine synthase → MSVFPVFPPKYSCEKCGNLLDFTYDFEELKDVELSKRFTFWKFKHYLPAVKNLVTLGEGGTPLHKAERLAKKLGLKNLYLKDETRNPTNSFRDRCAALMVSNALDYGLDSVICASNGNMGASMAAYCAKSGLTCNVVVPKMVDVGKLAQMLIYDAVIEEHGETVDESIVRAQALAKETGWYQATAEFNPLSIEAEKTISYEVVEQFEVPDCFVVSMGNGGTIYSLWKGFKDLYALQKIDKLPKMIGVQATGCAPIVDCFEEKASTVTEACESYTHALGIFVKEPLNCKKAIHAINDSGGIAVTVQDSEIFAAEKEVARLEGVFAEPSSSATIAALKKLLGTGVVAADESVVCLITGSGLKATEALQALVKKRKTAKVGSELSTKEKILRILAAEDTYGYDLWKKLGKTMTRAAIYQHLNGLAGRGVLVSYQKDGRKYFRITDRGKRALVALDDLKLLL, encoded by the coding sequence TTGTCAGTTTTTCCTGTTTTTCCCCCAAAATACTCTTGTGAAAAATGTGGAAATCTTCTTGACTTTACTTATGATTTTGAAGAACTAAAAGATGTTGAACTCTCCAAGCGGTTCACCTTTTGGAAATTCAAGCATTACTTGCCTGCCGTCAAAAACCTTGTGACCTTAGGTGAAGGGGGAACGCCTCTGCACAAGGCGGAGCGGTTGGCTAAAAAACTAGGGTTAAAAAATTTGTATCTGAAAGATGAAACCCGCAACCCAACTAACTCGTTTCGTGACCGTTGTGCGGCGTTGATGGTTTCAAACGCGTTAGATTATGGTCTGGATTCAGTGATTTGTGCTTCTAACGGCAACATGGGAGCCTCTATGGCGGCGTATTGTGCAAAATCGGGGTTAACTTGCAATGTTGTTGTTCCAAAAATGGTTGATGTAGGTAAATTAGCCCAGATGTTGATTTATGATGCAGTAATAGAAGAGCATGGAGAAACTGTTGATGAATCAATTGTTCGGGCACAGGCTCTGGCAAAAGAAACAGGTTGGTATCAAGCTACTGCCGAGTTTAATCCCTTAAGCATAGAAGCAGAGAAAACTATCAGCTACGAAGTAGTTGAACAGTTTGAAGTTCCGGACTGCTTTGTAGTATCAATGGGAAACGGAGGAACCATATACTCCCTTTGGAAGGGCTTCAAAGACCTTTATGCTTTACAAAAAATCGATAAGCTTCCAAAAATGATTGGAGTTCAAGCAACTGGATGTGCCCCTATAGTTGACTGCTTTGAAGAAAAAGCTTCAACTGTAACTGAGGCTTGTGAATCATACACCCATGCCCTGGGAATATTTGTTAAAGAACCCCTAAATTGCAAAAAAGCCATTCACGCAATAAACGACTCAGGGGGTATTGCAGTTACTGTTCAAGATTCTGAAATCTTTGCCGCAGAAAAAGAAGTTGCCCGCCTTGAAGGAGTGTTTGCTGAGCCTTCTAGTTCTGCTACAATTGCTGCCCTAAAAAAATTGTTGGGCACGGGCGTTGTCGCGGCTGACGAATCTGTTGTTTGCTTGATTACTGGCAGTGGTTTAAAAGCAACAGAGGCTCTTCAGGCGTTGGTGAAGAAAAGAAAAACTGCAAAAGTGGGTTCTGAATTAAGCACAAAGGAAAAGATTTTGCGGATTTTAGCAGCTGAGGACACATATGGTTATGATTTGTGGAAAAAACTTGGAAAAACAATGACTCGTGCTGCAATTTATCAGCATTTGAATGGTTTGGCGGGTCGTGGTGTTTTGGTTTCTTATCAAAAAGATGGAAGAAAGTATTTTCGAATTACTGATCGTGGCAAGAGGGCTTTGGTGGCTCTTGATGATTTGAAGTTGTTGCTTTGA
- a CDS encoding DUF1349 domain-containing protein, with the protein MKKYIKIGKYTIKIWIFSILLVSIIASGVIANHVIQTLTIKVDIGEPLEILSFPTELNLYPNEREEFNVTLINHASANYSVTLTCSLSDTSYQENYVTFSDETFIVDSGEQNLTVWLEVDSYAPSINTSLIVDVQRIAGDEFNSKTLSSDWSVVDPTESSTFELNSKSGYLTISTTASSDVDLMGGVNFNAPRILQSVEGDFTVETKIWAVTTDNIQSAGIVLWIDENNFLRLERAQRYDNQEILFIGTIDGDWSMSSAESSNPGEVLQITTINPTFLKLERKDNVFYGYYSKDGQNWNLITSIELDVENSTQIGLYVVNRLSYGSSSFLASFDYFRLS; encoded by the coding sequence ATGAAAAAATACATTAAAATTGGTAAATATACAATAAAAATCTGGATTTTTTCTATTCTCCTAGTTTCAATAATTGCTAGTGGAGTTATAGCAAATCATGTAATACAAACATTAACAATCAAAGTTGACATAGGTGAACCACTGGAAATCTTGTCTTTTCCAACAGAGTTGAACCTCTATCCAAATGAAAGAGAAGAATTCAATGTAACACTGATTAACCATGCATCTGCTAACTACTCAGTAACACTAACCTGTTCATTGAGTGACACATCATATCAAGAGAACTACGTAACATTTAGTGATGAAACATTTATAGTGGATTCAGGCGAACAAAACTTGACAGTATGGCTCGAAGTAGACTCTTATGCCCCATCAATCAACACTTCTTTAATTGTAGATGTTCAAAGAATTGCAGGTGATGAATTTAACAGCAAAACTCTGAGTTCTGACTGGTCAGTTGTTGACCCTACTGAAAGTTCCACATTTGAATTAAATTCAAAATCTGGGTATCTTACAATTTCTACAACAGCTAGTTCAGACGTAGACCTTATGGGTGGAGTGAACTTTAATGCACCTAGAATTTTGCAATCAGTTGAAGGAGATTTTACTGTAGAAACTAAAATTTGGGCAGTTACAACAGATAACATTCAATCTGCAGGAATCGTTCTATGGATAGATGAAAATAATTTCTTAAGGCTTGAAAGAGCACAACGATATGACAACCAAGAAATTCTTTTCATTGGAACTATTGATGGAGACTGGAGTATGTCTTCTGCCGAATCTTCCAATCCTGGAGAGGTTCTACAAATAACTACAATCAATCCAACCTTCCTTAAGTTAGAACGCAAAGACAATGTCTTTTATGGTTACTACTCTAAGGATGGTCAAAACTGGAACCTGATTACAAGTATTGAATTAGATGTTGAGAATTCAACTCAAATTGGATTATATGTGGTAAACCGCTTGTCGTATGGTTCATCTTCATTTCTTGCGAGTTTTGATTATTTCCGACTTAGTTGA